One genomic segment of Thermus islandicus DSM 21543 includes these proteins:
- a CDS encoding MFS transporter, giving the protein MAKDLTPPSGTFSFFLLAFLLTLTGQGLVVAGLWRFLEAGASGLQTSVLTLVQALASILTPFLLQSWLETRPQMVLRLLAFGLGVAALLALGSPGLSTFLLLYAALLALFLFLTAALAIYGVLLGSALPRLFPKEALSQANARWEMANTLGLVLAPLIGGFAVDRLGPYALPLFALPLGVALVLLLGLKAPPPLGPSEGRRKAFGGVPLGVLLPVALPALLPALALTGGGVLTALLFHDLKRPEGLGIAWAGFSLGGFLVAQALTRVSLPPVLGLLGGLGLLGLGNLGNGLLPYPHLLLGSLVSGAGVSVARIAFRTFLQRLAPPETLVGLFAYVNVLTQTARVLGSPLGGGLGDLLGPRGAFVAFGSVFLLASLLFPPLLRLSQRVLSPSR; this is encoded by the coding sequence GGGTACCTTCTCCTTCTTCCTCCTCGCCTTCCTTCTAACCCTGACCGGCCAGGGCCTGGTGGTGGCGGGCCTATGGCGGTTCCTGGAAGCGGGAGCCTCGGGGCTACAAACTTCGGTCCTCACCCTGGTTCAAGCCTTAGCGAGCATCCTGACCCCCTTTCTCCTCCAATCCTGGCTTGAGACCAGGCCCCAAATGGTGCTCCGCCTCCTCGCCTTTGGCCTTGGGGTAGCGGCCCTCCTCGCCCTGGGAAGCCCTGGCCTTAGCACCTTTCTTCTCCTTTACGCCGCCTTGCTCGCCCTCTTCCTCTTCCTTACGGCTGCTCTGGCCATCTACGGCGTTTTACTGGGAAGCGCCCTGCCCCGCCTCTTCCCTAAGGAGGCCCTGTCCCAGGCCAACGCCCGCTGGGAAATGGCCAATACCTTGGGCCTGGTCCTGGCCCCCCTCATAGGGGGCTTTGCCGTGGACCGCCTGGGGCCCTACGCCCTTCCCCTCTTCGCCCTTCCTCTGGGGGTGGCCCTGGTCCTCCTCCTGGGCCTGAAGGCCCCTCCTCCCCTAGGCCCTTCCGAAGGGAGGCGGAAGGCCTTTGGGGGTGTACCCTTGGGTGTTCTCCTCCCCGTTGCTCTACCTGCCCTTCTCCCTGCCCTGGCCCTCACGGGGGGCGGGGTCCTCACCGCTCTTCTCTTCCACGACCTCAAGCGGCCCGAGGGGCTAGGTATCGCCTGGGCGGGCTTTAGCCTGGGGGGCTTCCTTGTGGCCCAGGCCCTTACCCGCGTCTCCCTCCCCCCGGTCCTTGGCCTCCTCGGGGGGCTTGGCCTCCTGGGCCTGGGCAACCTGGGGAACGGCCTCCTCCCTTACCCCCACCTCCTCCTCGGGTCTTTGGTCTCGGGGGCGGGGGTTTCCGTGGCCCGGATCGCCTTCCGGACCTTCCTCCAGCGGCTTGCCCCCCCGGAGACCCTGGTGGGCCTCTTTGCCTACGTCAACGTCCTCACCCAGACGGCCCGGGTCCTGGGCTCCCCCTTGGGCGGGGGGCTTGGGGACCTCCTGGGGCCCAGGGGGGCCTTCGTGGCCTTTGGGAGCGTTTTCCTCCTGGCCTCCCTTCTCTTTCCCCCTCTCCTCCGCCTCTCCCAAAGGGTTCTCTCCCCATCGCGGTGA